The Micavibrio sp. TMED2 genome has a window encoding:
- a CDS encoding AAA family ATPase translates to MEAAAIAAEAERLGEVLGQARDQIGTVIFGQRQVVDLSLISILAGGHILLLGVPGLAKTRLVETLGSVLGLDYKRIQCTPDLMPADILGSEVLDEGKAGKRAFRFIEGPIFTQLLMADEINRASPRTQSALLQAMQENSVSVAGHTHALPQPFYVLATQNPLEQEGTYPLPEAQLDRFLMQITVDYPDREAERAMLLATTGTDVQQAASVLSEQDLMMARHVVRALPVGEQVVEAILDLVRIGRPEDSSLAEVTKHVAWGPGPRAAQAMMLACRAKALLEGRLSPSLDDVRDLARPILQHRMALNFGARADGLELDDVIERMLTTVL, encoded by the coding sequence ATGGAGGCCGCAGCCATTGCAGCCGAGGCCGAACGGCTCGGCGAGGTGCTGGGACAGGCGCGAGACCAGATCGGCACGGTTATTTTTGGTCAGCGTCAGGTCGTCGACCTCAGCCTGATCAGCATTCTGGCTGGTGGTCACATCCTGCTGCTCGGCGTGCCCGGTCTGGCGAAAACACGGCTGGTTGAAACCCTTGGTTCGGTTCTTGGCCTCGATTACAAACGCATCCAGTGTACGCCTGATCTGATGCCCGCTGACATTCTCGGTTCCGAAGTGCTCGATGAGGGCAAGGCTGGTAAACGCGCCTTCCGCTTTATCGAGGGGCCGATCTTCACCCAGTTGCTGATGGCCGACGAGATCAACCGCGCCAGCCCGCGCACTCAATCCGCCCTGCTGCAGGCGATGCAGGAAAACAGCGTCTCGGTCGCAGGCCACACCCATGCCCTGCCGCAGCCATTCTATGTACTGGCCACCCAGAACCCGCTTGAGCAGGAAGGCACCTATCCACTGCCGGAAGCCCAGCTCGACCGTTTCCTGATGCAGATCACCGTGGATTATCCCGACCGTGAGGCCGAGCGCGCCATGCTGCTCGCCACCACCGGTACCGATGTTCAACAGGCGGCCTCGGTCCTGTCGGAACAGGATCTGATGATGGCCCGCCATGTGGTGCGCGCCCTGCCGGTCGGTGAACAGGTGGTTGAGGCAATCCTCGATCTGGTGCGCATCGGACGCCCGGAAGACAGCAGCCTCGCCGAAGTCACCAAGCATGTTGCCTGGGGGCCCGGCCCGCGTGCGGCACAGGCGATGATGCTGGCCTGTCGCGCCAAGGCATTGCTCGAAGGACGGCTGTCACCATCGCTTGATGACGTCCGCGATCTGGCCCGCCCGATCCTGCAGCACCGCATGGCCCTGAATTTCGGTGCCCGTGCCGATGGTCTCGAGCTTGATGATGTTATCGAGCGCATGCTGACCACCGTGCTGTAA
- a CDS encoding CoA pyrophosphatase: MPLTDTQLRSLLADYRPRPLAGDASLVEMRPAGVLMPLIARGANGDWHVLLTQRTSHLTHHAGQISLPGGKVEPGDADAVAAALREAEEEVALMRDRVELIGQLDDYRTVTNYRITPVVGLVRDPGELRADPSEVEDIFEVPLAFFMSPGNFERHDHVVDGRQRSFYAVPYNGRFIWGATAAMLKNLSQVLSASS; encoded by the coding sequence ATGCCGCTGACTGATACGCAACTTCGCTCCCTTCTCGCCGATTATCGGCCCCGGCCATTGGCGGGCGATGCGTCGCTTGTGGAGATGCGCCCGGCCGGTGTGCTGATGCCCCTGATCGCGCGCGGTGCCAATGGCGACTGGCATGTGCTGCTGACCCAGCGCACCAGCCATCTGACCCATCATGCCGGACAGATCAGCCTGCCGGGTGGCAAGGTCGAGCCGGGCGATGCCGATGCGGTTGCCGCTGCCCTGCGTGAGGCGGAAGAGGAAGTTGCCCTGATGCGGGACCGGGTGGAGCTGATCGGTCAGTTGGATGACTACCGGACCGTCACCAATTACCGGATTACGCCAGTTGTCGGCCTCGTGCGCGATCCCGGTGAATTGCGGGCCGATCCGTCCGAGGTCGAGGATATTTTCGAGGTGCCGCTGGCGTTTTTCATGTCGCCCGGCAACTTCGAGCGCCATGATCATGTGGTGGATGGTCGGCAACGGTCATTCTATGCTGTGCCCTATAACGGTCGTTTTATTTGGGGGGCGACCGCCGCGATGCTAAAGAATTTGTCTCAGGTACTATCGGCCAGCAGTTAA
- a CDS encoding PTS fructose transporter subunit IIA: MIGLVIVTHGRLADELIAALEHVVGAQQAIKGINIGPEDNMELRRQDIIDAVTDADQGQGVIVCTDMFGGTPSNLAISIMDKGPIEVIAGVNLPMLVKLASVRGDQPLKKAVAAGCEAARKYISVASTLLQDANR; the protein is encoded by the coding sequence ATGATTGGACTGGTAATTGTTACCCATGGGCGTCTGGCGGATGAGTTGATCGCCGCACTCGAACATGTGGTCGGTGCACAGCAAGCCATTAAGGGGATCAATATTGGTCCCGAGGACAATATGGAACTTCGGCGTCAGGATATTATCGATGCCGTGACCGATGCGGATCAGGGGCAGGGGGTTATCGTCTGTACCGATATGTTCGGTGGCACCCCGTCCAATCTGGCGATTTCTATCATGGACAAGGGGCCGATCGAGGTCATCGCCGGGGTCAATCTGCCGATGCTGGTCAAACTCGCCAGCGTGCGCGGCGACCAGCCGTTGAAAAAGGCGGTTGCCGCCGGTTGCGAGGCTGCCCGTAAATACATCAGTGTCGCCTCGACCCTGCTGCAGGATGCCAATCGATAA
- a CDS encoding HPr family phosphocarrier protein, with protein sequence MSETREMRRVVTICNERGLHARAAAKFVRTVEEYDAEVVVWKGDTDVIGSSIMGLLMLAAGPGTELELVASGKDGAALLDAIETLVNDRFHEEV encoded by the coding sequence ATGTCTGAAACCCGTGAAATGCGGCGCGTTGTGACCATTTGCAACGAGCGTGGCCTGCATGCGCGTGCGGCCGCAAAATTTGTCCGTACCGTTGAGGAATATGACGCCGAAGTCGTCGTCTGGAAGGGCGATACCGATGTTATCGGCAGTTCCATCATGGGCTTGCTGATGCTGGCCGCCGGGCCGGGCACCGAACTGGAGCTGGTCGCCAGCGGCAAGGATGGGGCGGCACTGCTCGACGCCATCGAAACACTGGTCAATGACCGGTTCCACGAGGAAGTCTAG
- a CDS encoding adenosylhomocysteinase, producing the protein MSAAAPANFSDYKVKDFSLADYGRREIAIAETEMPGLMAVREEFGASKPLQGARITGCLHMTIQTAVLIETLVELGAEVRWSSCNIFSTQDHAAAAIAAAGIPVFAWKGMSEEEYWWAVEQTISGPDGWRPNLLLDDGGDLTILMHDKYPQLLEDVLGVSEETTTGVHRLYEMAKAGTLKVPAINVNDSVTKSKFDNLYGCRESLVDGIRRATDVMMAGKVAVVAGFGDVGKGSAASLRNAGARVMVTEIDPICALQAAMEGYEVVTMEDAAPRADIFVTATGNKDIITIDHMREMKDRAIVCNIGHFDNEIQVGALSNMVWEEVKPQVDEVIFPDGKRLIVLAKGRLVNLGCATGHPSFVMSASFTNQVLAQIELWQHHDKYERKVYVLPKHLDEKVASLHLAKIGAKLTKLTEEQAQYLGVPEFGPFKADQYRY; encoded by the coding sequence ATGTCAGCCGCAGCGCCAGCGAATTTTTCCGACTACAAGGTCAAAGACTTCAGCCTTGCCGATTATGGCCGGCGCGAGATTGCCATTGCCGAAACCGAAATGCCCGGCCTGATGGCGGTGCGTGAGGAGTTCGGCGCGTCCAAGCCGCTGCAGGGTGCCCGCATCACCGGCTGTCTGCACATGACCATCCAGACCGCCGTGCTGATCGAGACCCTGGTTGAACTCGGTGCCGAGGTGCGCTGGTCTTCCTGTAATATCTTCTCGACCCAGGATCATGCCGCTGCTGCTATCGCTGCTGCCGGTATCCCGGTCTTTGCCTGGAAGGGCATGAGCGAGGAAGAATACTGGTGGGCGGTCGAACAGACCATCAGCGGCCCTGATGGCTGGCGTCCGAACCTGCTGCTCGATGATGGCGGCGATCTGACCATCCTGATGCACGACAAGTATCCACAACTGCTGGAAGACGTGCTCGGTGTTTCCGAGGAAACCACCACCGGCGTGCACCGCCTCTATGAAATGGCGAAGGCCGGTACCCTCAAGGTACCTGCGATCAACGTCAATGACAGCGTGACCAAGTCCAAATTCGACAACCTCTATGGCTGCCGCGAGAGCCTCGTTGACGGCATCCGCCGGGCAACTGACGTGATGATGGCTGGCAAGGTCGCCGTGGTTGCCGGTTTCGGTGATGTGGGTAAAGGCTCTGCCGCCAGCCTGCGCAATGCCGGTGCCCGCGTCATGGTCACTGAAATCGATCCGATCTGCGCCCTGCAGGCCGCCATGGAAGGCTATGAAGTCGTCACCATGGAAGACGCCGCCCCGCGCGCCGATATCTTCGTTACCGCCACCGGTAACAAGGACATCATCACTATCGATCATATGCGTGAGATGAAGGACCGGGCGATTGTCTGCAACATCGGCCACTTCGATAACGAGATTCAGGTCGGTGCTCTGTCCAACATGGTCTGGGAAGAGGTCAAGCCGCAGGTTGATGAGGTCATCTTCCCTGACGGCAAGCGCCTGATCGTTCTCGCCAAGGGGCGCCTCGTGAACCTCGGTTGCGCCACTGGTCACCCGAGCTTCGTGATGAGTGCATCCTTCACCAATCAGGTGCTGGCGCAGATCGAGCTCTGGCAGCATCATGATAAATACGAGCGCAAGGTCTATGTCCTGCCGAAACACCTCGATGAGAAGGTTGCCAGCCTGCACCTCGCCAAGATCGGTGCCAAGCTGACCAAGCTGACCGAAGAACAGGCCCAGTATCTCGGCGTACCAGAATTCGGCCCGTTCAAGGCGGATCAGTATCGCTACTAA
- a CDS encoding ferredoxin--NADP(+) reductase has product MSEQAPIMTESKNTDVIIIGAGPVGLYAIFQCGMLGMKTVVIDALDDIGGQCTALYPEKPIYDVAGFPNIESAHLIARLEQQSAPFHPEYHLGQQVTGLEKTDTGWTVTTGKGLTVSAKAIIIAAGAGAFGPNRPPLDGIEDYEGSSVFYAVRRREDFAGRRIVIAGGGDSAIDWALSLQEVAARISIVHRRAKFRAMPDSVAKMERLADDDRLDLVTPFQLHGLEGKNGQLQSVIVQSMEGEEKHIPADILLPFFGLSTDLGPLKEWGLSFDRSHIKIDQSTCETDLEGIFAIGDVATYPGKLKLIVNGFGEAATAAHKAHSYVFPDKALHFEYSTTKGLPGAA; this is encoded by the coding sequence ATGAGCGAACAGGCACCCATCATGACAGAGAGCAAAAACACCGACGTCATTATCATCGGCGCGGGGCCGGTTGGCCTCTACGCCATCTTCCAATGCGGCATGCTCGGCATGAAAACCGTGGTGATTGATGCGCTCGACGATATTGGCGGCCAATGCACGGCGCTTTACCCGGAAAAGCCGATCTATGACGTTGCCGGCTTTCCGAATATTGAGTCGGCCCATCTGATCGCCCGGCTGGAACAGCAATCGGCACCGTTCCACCCGGAATACCACCTCGGCCAGCAAGTAACGGGGCTTGAGAAGACCGATACCGGCTGGACCGTCACCACCGGCAAGGGCCTGACCGTCAGCGCCAAGGCGATCATTATCGCCGCCGGAGCCGGTGCTTTCGGCCCGAACCGACCACCGCTCGACGGCATCGAGGATTATGAGGGCAGCTCAGTATTCTACGCCGTGCGTCGGCGCGAGGATTTCGCCGGGCGCCGCATCGTCATTGCCGGTGGCGGCGACAGTGCTATCGACTGGGCTTTGTCACTGCAGGAAGTAGCAGCCCGCATTTCGATCGTCCACCGCCGGGCAAAGTTCCGGGCCATGCCCGACAGCGTCGCCAAGATGGAGCGGCTGGCGGACGACGACCGCCTCGACCTCGTCACTCCGTTCCAGCTGCATGGGCTGGAGGGCAAGAATGGTCAACTGCAATCGGTAATCGTGCAGTCGATGGAAGGCGAGGAAAAGCATATTCCGGCCGATATCCTGCTGCCATTCTTCGGCCTGTCCACCGATCTCGGCCCGCTCAAGGAATGGGGCCTGAGCTTTGACCGCAGCCATATCAAAATCGACCAGAGCACCTGCGAGACCGATCTTGAGGGCATCTTCGCCATCGGCGATGTGGCGACCTATCCGGGCAAGCTGAAACTGATCGTCAACGGCTTCGGCGAGGCCGCCACCGCCGCGCACAAGGCACATTCATACGTCTTCCCGGACAAGGCCCTGCATTTCGAATACTCAACAACAAAGGGGCTGCCGGGCGCTGCATAA
- a CDS encoding tRNA (adenosine(37)-N6)-threonylcarbamoyltransferase complex ATPase subunit type 1 TsaE: protein MQKTSGTMSLPGETATMSFGTALAESLQPGDIILLDGPVGAGKTTLARALIRALTHPEQDVPSPTFTLVQTYQTGEGHDLLHYDLYRLEEPEELIELGWDEVGSDRTIALIEWPNRIGEMPVGNVLHLQIDTGENNLERQLYLHGYGDWGNRMDDLLQKLSS, encoded by the coding sequence ATGCAAAAAACATCTGGCACAATGTCTCTCCCCGGCGAGACGGCAACCATGTCATTCGGTACTGCACTGGCGGAAAGCCTGCAGCCTGGCGACATAATCCTGCTCGACGGGCCGGTGGGGGCGGGCAAGACGACACTGGCCCGTGCGCTGATCAGGGCACTGACCCATCCCGAACAGGATGTGCCGAGCCCGACCTTTACCCTCGTCCAGACCTACCAGACCGGTGAGGGGCATGATCTGCTGCACTATGACCTTTATCGCCTTGAGGAGCCGGAAGAGCTGATTGAGCTTGGCTGGGACGAGGTTGGCAGCGACCGGACCATTGCCCTGATCGAATGGCCGAACCGGATTGGCGAGATGCCTGTGGGTAATGTGTTGCATCTGCAGATAGATACAGGTGAAAATAATCTCGAACGGCAACTGTATTTGCATGGTTACGGCGACTGGGGTAACCGAATGGATGACTTGTTGCAGAAACTGTCGTCATAA
- a CDS encoding double-strand break repair protein AddB, producing MDRPAAYGLSGRVVSDQASDAAAIWPDDWPSGLYTLPPTQPLLTTLAHGLTYRCRHDPLALARITIMLPTRRACRAMRSAFLEAHQHFRALQPGDDGREQSILLPILRPIGDVDEDELILTSDDPGLEPLAPPIGGLERQLRLSRAIMAAAPADEKPTPERAIDLAAELARLLDQLDIEGVPFEALAGLVPDDYAHHWQEVLQFLDILGEHWPGVLAERGATDPGKYRDRWLRRAADFMASQRPTDPVIIAGSTGSIPATSALMRAVLDLPRGTVLLPGFDRRIVGETLPESHAQYQLLKLVNELGATPEDWPAPWPDSALDAKAAHHRQVLIDVLTGIDPGMDADPAVMDQVTPVTCSGPEHEAMVAALAMREVLEPDTPANTAMLVTPDRNIANRVAAVLGRYGITVNDSAGQALADTPVGIWLRLTAVLVANRFGPRDLLSVFKHPLAALGRNPAECRENIRLLEMLVLRGPRPAPGIEGLKLALDARRHDEERPPDIRLLARADGFVADLEAVLEPVLALAAAETGHHSLKTLITTHIRLAEQLAAVPDMAGAYRLWVDEAGEMAASFINDLLLAGDGFPPMAAHHYADFLASLMATRVVRPKNAAHPRLTILGLLEARLVEADRVILAGLNEGTWPPEPSADPWLSRPMRKRLGLPTPERRLGQTAHDFAAALGAPEVFLLRAGKQGGAPTIPARWMQYLDVMFQRWRDADQHKADNGFSRMLRRTSNYQRWAVMLDEPDAVVPIDEPAPTPAEADRPTSLSVTDVELLMRNPYGFYARHVLKLRALDDLELDPGAAERGSFIHKALDRFTKQFPDRLPPDAVEQLIAIGDEVFADVADRPEVHAFWWARFIRIANWFVGHETERREAGWRPRAMEVQGKTVFPLSTGDITLRGRADRIDRAITDNALSVIDYKTGSVPDRKDVCRGLSPQLAVEALIVADGGFEEVDAQQAASLEYIRLSGTSTPGEVKAYTGDEAEALITYANQGLNELLKAFAAADMPYLASPRPDLAPRYDDYRHLARYDEWAPGLLEGQS from the coding sequence CTGGATCGACCCGCTGCATATGGTTTGAGTGGCCGGGTTGTGAGTGATCAAGCATCAGATGCGGCCGCCATTTGGCCAGATGACTGGCCTTCCGGGCTTTATACCCTGCCGCCGACCCAGCCTCTCTTGACCACGCTCGCCCATGGGCTGACCTATCGCTGTCGCCATGATCCGCTGGCGCTGGCCCGGATCACCATCATGCTGCCGACCCGGCGTGCCTGTCGGGCCATGCGTTCGGCATTTCTGGAGGCGCATCAGCATTTCCGCGCGCTGCAACCGGGCGATGATGGGCGCGAGCAGTCAATCCTGCTGCCGATCCTGCGCCCGATTGGCGATGTGGATGAGGATGAGCTGATCCTGACCAGCGACGATCCGGGGCTGGAACCGCTGGCACCGCCGATCGGTGGTCTTGAGCGGCAGTTGCGCTTGTCGCGGGCGATTATGGCGGCGGCCCCGGCGGATGAAAAGCCGACGCCGGAGCGAGCGATTGATCTCGCCGCCGAACTTGCCCGCCTGCTTGACCAACTCGACATCGAGGGCGTTCCGTTTGAGGCGCTGGCCGGGCTGGTTCCTGATGATTACGCCCATCACTGGCAGGAAGTGCTCCAGTTCCTCGACATTCTCGGCGAGCATTGGCCGGGTGTTCTGGCCGAACGCGGGGCGACCGATCCCGGCAAGTATCGCGACCGGTGGTTGCGCCGGGCGGCGGATTTCATGGCCAGCCAGCGACCGACCGATCCGGTCATCATTGCCGGGTCCACCGGGTCGATCCCGGCGACATCCGCCCTGATGCGAGCCGTACTCGACTTGCCGCGCGGCACAGTGCTGTTGCCGGGTTTTGATCGCCGCATTGTCGGTGAAACCCTGCCCGAGAGCCATGCCCAGTATCAGTTGCTGAAGCTGGTCAATGAGCTGGGCGCGACGCCTGAAGATTGGCCCGCACCGTGGCCCGATAGCGCGTTGGATGCCAAGGCAGCGCATCATCGTCAGGTGCTGATTGATGTGCTGACCGGCATTGATCCGGGCATGGATGCCGATCCTGCGGTGATGGATCAGGTCACGCCGGTAACCTGCAGCGGGCCGGAGCATGAGGCAATGGTCGCGGCCCTTGCCATGCGCGAAGTGCTGGAGCCCGATACCCCGGCCAATACCGCTATGCTGGTCACGCCCGACCGCAATATCGCCAACCGGGTCGCCGCCGTGCTCGGGCGTTATGGCATCACCGTCAATGACAGTGCCGGACAGGCGCTGGCCGATACCCCGGTCGGCATCTGGCTGCGGCTGACGGCGGTGCTGGTCGCCAACCGGTTCGGGCCGCGTGATCTGCTCAGTGTGTTCAAGCATCCGCTGGCCGCCCTTGGCCGCAACCCGGCTGAGTGTCGGGAGAATATCCGCCTGCTGGAAATGCTGGTGCTGCGCGGTCCGCGCCCGGCGCCGGGTATCGAGGGGCTGAAACTGGCGCTGGATGCCCGCCGCCATGATGAGGAACGACCGCCGGATATACGGCTGCTGGCCCGTGCCGATGGTTTTGTCGCCGATCTGGAGGCCGTACTTGAACCGGTTCTGGCACTGGCGGCGGCGGAGACGGGCCATCACAGCCTGAAAACCCTGATCACCACCCATATCCGGCTGGCCGAGCAACTGGCCGCCGTGCCGGATATGGCGGGTGCCTACCGGTTATGGGTCGATGAGGCGGGTGAAATGGCAGCCTCCTTCATCAATGATCTGCTGCTGGCCGGTGACGGCTTCCCGCCGATGGCAGCCCATCACTATGCCGATTTTCTTGCCAGCCTGATGGCGACACGGGTGGTGCGTCCGAAGAATGCCGCGCATCCACGCCTGACCATTCTCGGCCTGCTTGAGGCGCGGCTGGTTGAGGCTGATCGGGTCATTCTGGCCGGGTTGAACGAGGGCACATGGCCGCCGGAACCGAGCGCCGATCCATGGCTCTCGCGTCCGATGCGCAAGCGTCTTGGTCTGCCGACACCGGAACGGCGGCTGGGCCAGACCGCCCATGACTTCGCCGCAGCACTCGGCGCGCCCGAGGTATTTCTGCTGCGGGCTGGCAAGCAGGGCGGGGCACCGACCATTCCGGCGCGCTGGATGCAGTATCTCGATGTGATGTTCCAGCGCTGGCGCGATGCCGATCAGCACAAGGCTGATAACGGGTTCAGCCGGATGCTGCGCCGTACAAGCAATTACCAGCGCTGGGCGGTCATGCTCGACGAGCCGGATGCCGTGGTACCGATTGACGAGCCGGCCCCGACACCGGCTGAGGCTGATCGACCGACCTCTCTGTCCGTAACCGATGTCGAATTGCTGATGCGCAATCCTTACGGTTTCTATGCCCGGCATGTGCTGAAGCTGCGGGCGCTGGATGACCTCGAACTTGATCCAGGCGCGGCGGAGCGTGGTTCCTTCATCCACAAGGCGCTGGACCGGTTCACCAAACAGTTTCCGGACCGCCTGCCGCCCGATGCGGTGGAGCAGTTGATTGCCATTGGTGACGAGGTGTTTGCCGACGTGGCCGACCGTCCCGAGGTCCATGCCTTCTGGTGGGCGCGGTTTATCCGCATTGCCAACTGGTTTGTCGGTCATGAGACCGAGCGGCGTGAAGCCGGATGGCGACCACGTGCCATGGAGGTACAGGGCAAGACGGTATTTCCATTATCGACCGGTGACATAACATTACGCGGACGCGCCGACCGCATTGACCGTGCCATCACCGACAACGCGCTGTCCGTTATCGACTACAAAACCGGATCGGTGCCGGACCGGAAGGATGTGTGCCGTGGCCTGTCACCGCAACTGGCGGTGGAGGCATTGATCGTTGCCGATGGCGGTTTCGAGGAGGTTGACGCGCAGCAGGCTGCCAGCCTCGAATATATCCGGCTGAGCGGGACGAGCACGCCCGGTGAGGTCAAGGCCTATACGGGTGATGAGGCTGAGGCGCTGATTACCTATGCCAATCAGGGGCTGAATGAATTGCTGAAGGCCTTCGCGGCGGCGGATATGCCCTATCTGGCCTCGCCGCGCCCCGATCTGGCACCCCGCTATGATGATTATCGCCATCTCGCCCGCTACGATGAATGGGCACCCGGCCTGCTGGAGGGGCAATCATGA